In Paroedura picta isolate Pp20150507F chromosome 6, Ppicta_v3.0, whole genome shotgun sequence, one genomic interval encodes:
- the ATP5PF gene encoding ATP synthase peripheral stalk subunit F6, mitochondrial yields MILQQLFRFSYIFRSAVSIHLRRNIGFSAVVFNKTKELDPVQKLFLDKIREYNTKSQKTGGPVDAGPEYQKDLNEGLAKLQRLYGGGDLTKFPDFKFQEPKFEEDQK; encoded by the exons ATGATTCTCCAACAGCTCTTCAGATTTTCTTACATTTTCCGTTCTGCTGTTTCCATCCACCTACGTAGAAATATTGGTTTTTCTGCTGTTGTGTTCAATAAGACAAAAGAACTTGATCCTGTGCAGAAACTCTTTTTGGACAAGATTAGAGAATACAATACAAAAAGCCA GAAAACTGGTGGCCCTGTTGATGCTGGCCCAGAATATCAGAAAGATCTGAATGAAGGACTTGCTAAACTCCAGCGATTATATGGTGGTGGAGACTTGACCAAATTTCCAGACTTCAAATTTCAGG AACCCAAGTTTGAAGAAGATCAGAAGTGA